Proteins encoded in a region of the Phoenix dactylifera cultivar Barhee BC4 chromosome 3, palm_55x_up_171113_PBpolish2nd_filt_p, whole genome shotgun sequence genome:
- the LOC103704071 gene encoding protein DEFECTIVE IN EXINE FORMATION 1-like isoform X1, with translation MRLLAGLFTSLLVLCASRDFVHGASGSGEVKKPNKFREREASDDMLGYPNIDEDSLLNTKCPKHVELRWQAEVSSSVYATPLIADINSDGKLEVVVPSFVHYLEVLEGSDGDKLPGWPAFHQSTVHSSPLLYDIDKDGTREIALATYNGVINFFRASGYMMMDKLEVPRRKVRKDWYVGLHQEPVDRSHPDVHDDLLVQEASVKNAMSHINGSTSGLNNSAATTVGDNSLSMNVSKRADEGKHDPAQAGQDNGMVNNLDNTTVHNESLGSAIAENATHSQRRLLEDTKSNGAQEGTSESHANDNDLQAATVENNEVLEEDADSSFDLFRNAEDLADEYKYDYDDYVDESMWGDEEWTELEHEKMEDYVNIDSHILSTPVIADIDNDGTQEMIVAVSYFFDREYYDNPEHSADLGGIDIEKYVATGIVVFNLDTKQVKWTADLDLSMDTGSFPAYIYSSPTVVDLDGDGNMDILVGTSYGLFYILNHHGKVREKFPLEMAEIQGPVVAADINDDGKIEIVTADTHGNVAAWTAQGDEIWEVHLKSLIPQGPTIGDVNGDGHTDVVIPTVSGNIYVLSGRDGSLVRPFPYRTHGRVMSPVLLVDLSTRDEKSKGLTLVTTSFDGYLYLIDGATACADAVDIGETSYSMVLADNVDGGDDLDLIVSTMNGNVFCFSTPSPHHPLKEWRSPNQGRNNAAYRYNREGIYVSHSSRAFRDEEGKHFWVEMEIVDKYRVPSGSQGPYNVTTTLLVPGNYQGERRIVVNQVYDQPGKQRVKLPTVPVRTTGTVLVEMVDKNGLYFSDEFSLTFHLHFYKLLKWLVVLPMLGMFGVLVILRPQEGAPLPSFSRNAD, from the exons ATGAGGCTCCTTGCCGGGCTTTTCACCTCCTTGCTGGTGCTCTGCGCATCGCGGGATTTCGTCCACGGTGCCTCCGGCTCGGGAGAGGTGAAGAAGCCCAACAAGTTCCGGGAACGCGAAGCCAGCGATGATATGCTTGGATATCCCAACAT AGATGAAGATTCTTTGTTGAACACCAAATGTCCAAAGCACGTTGAATTGAGATGGCAGGCTGAAGTTAGCTCCAGCGTCTATGCAACCCCCTTGATTGCCGATATTAACAG TGACGGCAAGCTTGAGGTGGTGGTACCATCGTTTGTTCATTATTTGGAAGTGCTGGAAGGTTCCGATGGAGATAAACTACCAG GCTGGCCTGCCTTCCACCAATCAACAGTTCATTCGAGTCCTCTCTTATATGATATTGATAAGGATGGTACGAGAGAAATAGCTCTGGCTACTTACAATGGTGTCATTAACTTTTTCAG GGCCTCAGGCTATATGATGATGGACAAACTAGAAGTGCCTCGTAGAAAAGTTCGTAAGGACTGGTATGTTGGATTGCATCAAGAGCCTGTGGACCGTTCTCATCCAGATGTTCATGATGATTTGCTAGTTCAGGAGGCTTCTGTTAAGAATGCAATGTCTC ATATTAATGGAAGCACATCTGGGTTAAATAATTCTGCTGCAACAACAGTTGGCGACAATAGCTTATCAATGAATGTATCCAAGCGAGCGGATGAAGGAAAACACGATCCTGCTCAAGCAGGGCAAGATAATGGGATGGTGAACAATTTGGATAATACCACTGTGCATAATGAGTCACTGGGAAGTGCTATAGCAGAGAATGCAACACACTCTCAACGGAGACTTCTTGAAGACACTAAGTCAAACGGGGCTCAAGAAGGAACTTCTGAGTCTCATGCCAATGATAATGATTTACAAGCAGCAACTGTGGAAAACAATGAGGTTCTGGAAGAAGATGCTGATTCATCTTTTGATTTATTCCGGAATGCAGAAGATCTAGCTGATGAGTATAAATATGATTATGATGATTACGTTGATGAATCCATGTGGGGAGATGAAGAATGGACAGAGTTGGAACATGAGAAAATGGAAGATTATGTGAACATTGATTCGCACATCCTAAGCACTCCG GTAATTGCAGATATTGACAATGATGGCACACAAGAAATGATTGTTGCTGTCTCCTACTTCTTTGATCGCGA GTACTATGATAACCCAGAACATTCAGCAGATTTGGGTGGCATTGATATTGAAAAATATGTAGCCACTGGCATCGTTGTTTTCAATCTTGATACGAAACAAGTCAAATGGACTGCTGATCTTGATCTGAGTATGGATACTGGAAGCTTCCCTGCCTATATATATTCTTCTCCTACAGTTGTTGATTTGGATGGTGATGGAAATATGGACATACTTGTTGGCACTTCATATGGcttgttttatattttgaatCATCATG GTAAGGTGAGAGAGAAATTTCCACTCGAGATGGCTGAGATTCAGGGACCAGTGGTGGCAGCAGATATAAATGATGATGGTAAAATTGAAATAGTGACAGCTGATACCCATGGAAATGTTGCTGCATGGACTGCCCAAGGAGATGAAATTTGGGAAGTACATCTTAAGAGTCTCATACCACAG GGTCCCACCATTGGTGATGTTAATGGAGATGGTCACACCGATGTTGTAATCCCAACAGTATCAGGAAATATATATGTTCTTAGTGGAAGAGATGGTTCGCTGGTTCGTCCCTTCCCGTATCGAACACATGGGAGGGTGATGAGTCCAGTTCTTTTAGTTGATCTAAGCACACGTGATGAAAAGTCGAAGGGGCTGACTCTTGTTACAACTTCATTTGATGGTTACTTGTACTTGATTGATGGAGCCACAGCATGTGCAGATGCCGTTGACATTGGCGAGACATC ATACAGCATGGTCTTGGCTGATAATGTTGATGGTGGAGATGACCTTGATCTAATTGTTAGTACCATGAACGGCAATGTTTTCTGCTTTTCAACCCCCTCACCACACCATCCTCTAAAG GAATGGAGATCACCAAACCAGGGTAGGAATAACGCTGCATACCGATATAATCGCGAAGGAATTTATGTCTCACATTCATCCCGGGCTTTTCGTGATGAAGAAGGCAAACATTTCTGGGTGGAGATGGAGATTGTAGACAAATACAGGGTGCCCTCCGGGTCTCAAGGACCTTACAATGTTACA ACAACTTTATTAGTTCCTGGGAATTACCAAGGAGAGAGGCGCATAGTGGTCAATCAGGTCTACGATCAGCCAGGGAAGCAGCGAGTGAAGCTGCCAACGGTGCCTGTTCGAACAACAGGTACTGTGCTGGTGGAAATGGTTGACAAGAATGGACTATATTTCTCCGATGAATTCTCATTGACATTCCATCTGCATTTCTATAAGCTACTAAAGTGGCTTGTGGTGTTGCCAATGCTTGGTATGTTTGGCGTCCTCGTCATTCTCCGCCCGCAGGAGGGTGCACCTTTGCCATCCTTCTCACGGAATGCAGATTAG
- the LOC103704071 gene encoding protein DEFECTIVE IN EXINE FORMATION 1-like isoform X2, translating to MVSLTFSGYMMMDKLEVPRRKVRKDWYVGLHQEPVDRSHPDVHDDLLVQEASVKNAMSHINGSTSGLNNSAATTVGDNSLSMNVSKRADEGKHDPAQAGQDNGMVNNLDNTTVHNESLGSAIAENATHSQRRLLEDTKSNGAQEGTSESHANDNDLQAATVENNEVLEEDADSSFDLFRNAEDLADEYKYDYDDYVDESMWGDEEWTELEHEKMEDYVNIDSHILSTPVIADIDNDGTQEMIVAVSYFFDREYYDNPEHSADLGGIDIEKYVATGIVVFNLDTKQVKWTADLDLSMDTGSFPAYIYSSPTVVDLDGDGNMDILVGTSYGLFYILNHHGKVREKFPLEMAEIQGPVVAADINDDGKIEIVTADTHGNVAAWTAQGDEIWEVHLKSLIPQGPTIGDVNGDGHTDVVIPTVSGNIYVLSGRDGSLVRPFPYRTHGRVMSPVLLVDLSTRDEKSKGLTLVTTSFDGYLYLIDGATACADAVDIGETSYSMVLADNVDGGDDLDLIVSTMNGNVFCFSTPSPHHPLKEWRSPNQGRNNAAYRYNREGIYVSHSSRAFRDEEGKHFWVEMEIVDKYRVPSGSQGPYNVTTTLLVPGNYQGERRIVVNQVYDQPGKQRVKLPTVPVRTTGTVLVEMVDKNGLYFSDEFSLTFHLHFYKLLKWLVVLPMLGMFGVLVILRPQEGAPLPSFSRNAD from the exons ATGGTGTCATTAACTTTTTCAG GCTATATGATGATGGACAAACTAGAAGTGCCTCGTAGAAAAGTTCGTAAGGACTGGTATGTTGGATTGCATCAAGAGCCTGTGGACCGTTCTCATCCAGATGTTCATGATGATTTGCTAGTTCAGGAGGCTTCTGTTAAGAATGCAATGTCTC ATATTAATGGAAGCACATCTGGGTTAAATAATTCTGCTGCAACAACAGTTGGCGACAATAGCTTATCAATGAATGTATCCAAGCGAGCGGATGAAGGAAAACACGATCCTGCTCAAGCAGGGCAAGATAATGGGATGGTGAACAATTTGGATAATACCACTGTGCATAATGAGTCACTGGGAAGTGCTATAGCAGAGAATGCAACACACTCTCAACGGAGACTTCTTGAAGACACTAAGTCAAACGGGGCTCAAGAAGGAACTTCTGAGTCTCATGCCAATGATAATGATTTACAAGCAGCAACTGTGGAAAACAATGAGGTTCTGGAAGAAGATGCTGATTCATCTTTTGATTTATTCCGGAATGCAGAAGATCTAGCTGATGAGTATAAATATGATTATGATGATTACGTTGATGAATCCATGTGGGGAGATGAAGAATGGACAGAGTTGGAACATGAGAAAATGGAAGATTATGTGAACATTGATTCGCACATCCTAAGCACTCCG GTAATTGCAGATATTGACAATGATGGCACACAAGAAATGATTGTTGCTGTCTCCTACTTCTTTGATCGCGA GTACTATGATAACCCAGAACATTCAGCAGATTTGGGTGGCATTGATATTGAAAAATATGTAGCCACTGGCATCGTTGTTTTCAATCTTGATACGAAACAAGTCAAATGGACTGCTGATCTTGATCTGAGTATGGATACTGGAAGCTTCCCTGCCTATATATATTCTTCTCCTACAGTTGTTGATTTGGATGGTGATGGAAATATGGACATACTTGTTGGCACTTCATATGGcttgttttatattttgaatCATCATG GTAAGGTGAGAGAGAAATTTCCACTCGAGATGGCTGAGATTCAGGGACCAGTGGTGGCAGCAGATATAAATGATGATGGTAAAATTGAAATAGTGACAGCTGATACCCATGGAAATGTTGCTGCATGGACTGCCCAAGGAGATGAAATTTGGGAAGTACATCTTAAGAGTCTCATACCACAG GGTCCCACCATTGGTGATGTTAATGGAGATGGTCACACCGATGTTGTAATCCCAACAGTATCAGGAAATATATATGTTCTTAGTGGAAGAGATGGTTCGCTGGTTCGTCCCTTCCCGTATCGAACACATGGGAGGGTGATGAGTCCAGTTCTTTTAGTTGATCTAAGCACACGTGATGAAAAGTCGAAGGGGCTGACTCTTGTTACAACTTCATTTGATGGTTACTTGTACTTGATTGATGGAGCCACAGCATGTGCAGATGCCGTTGACATTGGCGAGACATC ATACAGCATGGTCTTGGCTGATAATGTTGATGGTGGAGATGACCTTGATCTAATTGTTAGTACCATGAACGGCAATGTTTTCTGCTTTTCAACCCCCTCACCACACCATCCTCTAAAG GAATGGAGATCACCAAACCAGGGTAGGAATAACGCTGCATACCGATATAATCGCGAAGGAATTTATGTCTCACATTCATCCCGGGCTTTTCGTGATGAAGAAGGCAAACATTTCTGGGTGGAGATGGAGATTGTAGACAAATACAGGGTGCCCTCCGGGTCTCAAGGACCTTACAATGTTACA ACAACTTTATTAGTTCCTGGGAATTACCAAGGAGAGAGGCGCATAGTGGTCAATCAGGTCTACGATCAGCCAGGGAAGCAGCGAGTGAAGCTGCCAACGGTGCCTGTTCGAACAACAGGTACTGTGCTGGTGGAAATGGTTGACAAGAATGGACTATATTTCTCCGATGAATTCTCATTGACATTCCATCTGCATTTCTATAAGCTACTAAAGTGGCTTGTGGTGTTGCCAATGCTTGGTATGTTTGGCGTCCTCGTCATTCTCCGCCCGCAGGAGGGTGCACCTTTGCCATCCTTCTCACGGAATGCAGATTAG
- the LOC103704069 gene encoding uncharacterized protein LOC103704069, which produces MSSMKPESSSQRIRLTAGSPGSKGGGARKIGKKEMNFRSLEEFWAYYVSQHSKASTRRWHFCGTLSALLCLLSSLLLLKPWLLLLAPLCGYGLAWYSHVFVERNAPATFSHPLWSLLCDLKMFGLMLAGRMDREIKRLGKRPVLQAF; this is translated from the coding sequence ATGTCCTCAATGAAACCCGAGAGTTCGTCGCAGCGGATAAGGCTTACGGCAGGCAGCCCGGGGTCAAAAGGCGGTGGAGCGAGAAAGATAGGAAAGAAGGAGATGAATTTCCGGAGCCTGGAGGAGTTCTGGGCGTATTATGTGAGCCAGCACTCGAAGGCGTCGACCCGGCGGTGGCACTTCTGCGGCACCCTCTCCGCCCTCCTCtgtctcctctcctccctcctcctcctcaagccgtggctcctcctcctcgccccCTTGTGCGGTTACGGCCTCGCCTGGTACAGCCACGTCTTCGTGGAGCGCAACGCCCCCGCCACCTTCTCCCACCCTCTCTGGTCCCTCCTCTGCGACCTCAAGATGTTCGGCCTCATGCTCGCCGGCCGGATGGACCGCGAGATCAAGCGCCTCGGCAAGAGGCCCGTCCTGCAGGCCTTCTGA
- the LOC103704067 gene encoding uncharacterized protein LOC103704067 — protein sequence MASGQDSAGTTLMDLITSDPSAAAANSSSTAAPSTLGKPVIAEKKSKRATLMQIQSDTISAAKALNPIKSYPQKQKKKPVSYAQLVRSIHELAATSDQKSSQRQLVHHVFPKLAVYNSVDPSVAPSLLMLHQQCEDRTILRYIYYYLARILSDSGAQGLSPGGGIPTPNWDALADIDAVGGVTRADVIPRIVVQLTAEALNADTEVHARRLAALKALTAASASNSEILGKLYEIVFGILEKVADAKGKQRKGIFSKGGDKESIIRNNLQYAALSALRRLPLDPGNPAFLHRAVQGVSFVDPVAVRHALAIISDLAARDPYSVAMALGKLALPGGALQDVLHLHDVLARVSLARLCHTLSRAPALNERPDITSQYSSLLYQLLLDPSDRVCFEAILCVLGKFDNTERTEERAAGWIRLTREILKLPEAPSVSSKGSQLKDALPPKPSSEKPASKVRRPQPLIKLVMRRLESSFRSFSRPVLHAAARVVLEIGKSRAAAYALGVRDIDEGSQVHGYAENVESLDSDPHDGSQSEATRKASPLSNGAGRIDTIAGLLASLMEVVRTSVACECVYVRGMVIKALIWMQNPHESFEELKSIIACELSDPAWPSALLNDILLTLHARFKATPDMAVTLLEIARIFATKVPGKIDADVLQLLWKTCLVGAGPDGKHTALEAVTIVLDLPPPQPESTSGLTSVDSISAADPKSALALQRLVQAAVWFLGENANYAASEYAWESATPPGTALMMLDADKMVAAASSRNPTLAGALTRLQRCAFSGSWEVRIVAVQALITIAVRSGEPYRLQIYEFLHALALGGVQSQFSEMQLSNGEDQGASGTGLGSLISPMLKVLDEMYRAQDDLIRDMRNHDNNKQEWTDEELKKLYETHEKLLDLVSLFCFVPRTKYLPLGPTSAKLIEIYCSRHNISASTGLKDPAVAMGISDLVYVSKETPKEAETIDPDLAMAWVTGLEDSAWGSNVPAMEKVNEFLTGAGTDAPDVEEEENITSRPSVTYEDMWAKTILETYEAEEDDARSSGTSSPESTGSVESSISSHFGGMSYPSLFSSRPSGYGVSQHLEQKPATMSSRLSNTSFGGPSSAYEGLGSPIREEPPSYSTSSLQRFESFENPLAGHEAQTSRSQDGADGSENPQFGKALYDFTAGGDDELSLTAGEEVEIDYEVDGWYYVRKKRPGRDGKMAGLVPVLYVSSS from the exons ATGGCGTCTGGCCAGGACTCCGCCGGGACGACGCTTATGGATCTCATCACCTCCGATCCTTCGGCGGCGGCCGCCAATTCCTCCTCCACAGCCGCCCCCTCCACGCTCGGCAAGCCGGTGATCGCGGAAAAGAAGTCGAAAAGGGCCACCTTGATGCAGATCCAGAGCGACACCATCTCCGCGGCCAAGGCTCTCAACCCCATCAAGAGCTATCCACAGAAACAGAAGAAGAAG CCGGTGTCGTATGCTCAGTTGGTGCGGAGCATTCATGAACTCGCTGCCACATCTGATCAG AAAAGTTCCCAAAGGCAGTTAGTGCACCACGTGTTTCCCAAACTCGCAGTATATAATTCAGTTGATCCTTCTGTAGCTCCATCTCTTCTCATG CTCCATCAACAATGTGAGGATAGGACTATTCTGCGCTATATTTACTATTATTTGGCCAGAATTTTGTCAGATAGTGGTGCCCAAGGTTTAAGTCCAGGTGGTGGGATTCCCACACCAAACTGGGATGCACTTGCTGATATTGATGCTGTTGGAGGGGTCACAAGAGCTGATGTTATACCTCGAATTGTAGTGCAGCTTACTGCAGAGGCGTTGAATGCTGACACTGAAG TTCATGCACGAAGGCTTGCAGCTCTGAAGGCCCTTACTGCTGCTTCAGCAAGCAATTCTGAGATCTTGGGCAAGTTGTATGAAATTGTATTTGGCATTCTTGAGAAG GTTGCAGATGCAAAAGGGAAGCAGAGGAAGGGCATTTTTAGCAAAGGTGGTGATAAGGAG TCTATTATTCGGAATAATTTGCAGTATGCGGCTTTAAGTGCTCTAAGAAGACTTCCTCTAGATCCTGGAAATCCAGCGTTCCTCCATCGAGCTGTACAGGG GGTTTCATTTGTCGACCCAGTTGCTGTAAGGCATGCACTGGCAATCATCTCAGATTTAGCTGCAAGAGATCCCTATTCTGTTGCTATGGCTTTAg GAAAGCTTGCACTACCTGGAG GTGCATTGCAGGATGTTCTTCATTTGCATGATGTACTTGCTAGAGTTTCCCTTGCTAGACTGTGTCATACATTATCTAGAGCCCCTGCATTGAATG agAGGCCTGACATTACATCTCAATATAGTTCTCTCCTCTATCAACTTCTTCTGGATCCTAGTGACAGAGTGTGTTTTGAGGCAATACTGTGTGTTTTGGGAAAATTCGACAACACAGAAAG GACTGAAGAGCGAGCTGCCGGATGGATTCGATTAACAAGAGAAATTCTCAAGTTGCCTGAGGCTCCTTCAGTATCATCAAAGGGTAGTCAATTGAAAGATGCCCTTCCACCAAAACCAAGTAGCGAGAAACCTGCTTCTAAAGTGAGGCGTCCTCAACCTCTTATCAAACTAGTAATGAGAAG ATTGGAGAGCTCTTTCCGTAGTTTCTCTCGCCCTGTGCTTCATGCAGCTGCAAGAGTTGTTCTGGAAATTGGAAAAAGCAGGGCAGCAGCATATGCATTAGGTGTCCGTGACATTGATGAAGGATCCCAGGTTCATGGATATGctgaaaatgttgaatcccttgatTCAGATCCACATGATGGTTCACAATCTGAAG CCACTCGTAAGGCATCACCACTGTCAAATGGGGCAGGTCGTATAGATACAATTGCAGGTTTATTAGCTTCACTAATGGAGGTAGTGCGCACGTCTGTAGCATGTGAATGTGTCTATGTTCGAGGAATGGTAATAAAAGCTTTGATCTGGATGCAAAATCCACATGAGTCATTTGAAGAATTAAAATCCATCATTGCGTGTGAGCTGTCTGATCCTGCTTGGCCTTCAGCACTATTGAATGATATCTTACTTACTTTGCATGCTAGGTTCAAG GCAACTCCCGATATGGCAGTCACGCTACTTGAAATTGCAAGAATATTTGCCACTAAAGTCCCTGGAAAGATTGATGCCGATGTGTTGCAACTGCTTTGGAAA ACATGCCTTGTTGGAGCTGGACCAGATGGGAAGCATACAGCCTTGGAAGCAGTCACAATAGTTCTTGATTTACCACCTCCCCAGCCTGAGTCAACATCAGGACTTACATCTGTTGATAGCATATCTGCAGCCGATCCAAAGTCAGCTCTGGCATTGCAGAGATTAGTGCAGGCTGCA GTATGGTTTCTTGGTGAAAATGCAAACTATGCTGCATCTGAATATGCTTGGGAATCTGCAACACCTCCTGGCACTGCACTGATGATGTTGGACGCTGATAAAATGGTGGCTGCTGCCAGTTCGCGAAATCCTACTCTTGCTGGTGCATTGACTAGGCTTCAAAGGTGTGCTTTCAGTGGCAGCTGGGAG GTTCGAATAGTTGCTGTTCAAGCCCTAATTACTATAGCAGTCAGATCAGGGGAGCCTTACAGGCTACAGATATATGAATTTTTACATGCTTTAGCTCTAGGCGGTGTGCAATCTCAGTTCTCAGAAATGCAACTTAGTAACGGGGAAGATCAAGGTGCCAGCGGTACGGGTCTTGGATCTTTAATTAGTCCTATGCTTAAGGTTCTTGATGAAATGTATAGAGCACAAGATGATCTTATTAG AGATATGCGCAATCATGACAACAATAAGCAAGAATGGACAGATGAAGAACTCAAGAAACTATATGAGACTCATGAGAAACTCCTTGATTTAGTTtcattgttttgttttgttccaAGAACAAAATACTTACCTTTGGGACCAACCAg TGCTAAACTCATTGAGATCTACTGTAGCCGACATAACATCAGTGCATCAACCGGTCTGAAGGATCCTGCTGTTGCTATGGGGATATCTGACCTGGTATATGTATCTAAAGAAACGCCTAAGGAGGCTGAGACCATTGATCCTGATTTAGCAATGGCCTGGGTTACAGGTTTAGAAGATAGTGCATGGGGAAGCAATGTACCGGCAATGGAAAAG GTGAATGAGTTTCTTACTGGTGCTGGGACTGATGCTCCTgatgtggaggaggaggaaaacaTAACCTCCCGGCCATCTGTCACTTATGAAGACATGTGGGCTAAGACGATTCTAGAAACTTATGAAGCAGAG gaagatgatgcaagatcaTCCGGGACATCCTCTCCTGAGTCAACCGGTTCTGTTGAGAGTTCCATATCTTCCCATTTTGGTGGCATGAGCTATCCTTCCTTGTTCAGTTCACGTCCATCAGGCTATGGAGTTTCACAGCACTTG GAGCAAAAGCCGGCAACCATGTCAAGTAGACTCAGCAACACTTCCTTTGGTGGTCCATCATCAGCTTATGAGGGTCTAGGATCTCCG ATCAGGGAAGAACCGCCATCATACTCAACATCTTCTCTACAgagatttgaatcctttgagaATCCTTTAGCAGGGCATGAGGCTCAGACTTCTAGATCTCAGGACGGTGCAGATGGTTCTGAGAATCCACAGTTTGGGAAAGCACTATATGACTTCACTGCTGGTGGTGATGATGAG TTAAGCTTGACTGCTGGCGAAGAGGTTGAGATTGATTATGAGGTTGATGGTTGGTACTAC GTGAGGAAAAAGCGGCCTGGGAGAGATGGGAAAATGGCTGGACTTGTTCCAGTTCTCTATGTCAGTTCATCTTGA